The following nucleotide sequence is from Primulina tabacum isolate GXHZ01 chromosome 2, ASM2559414v2, whole genome shotgun sequence.
CGTATGGTACTGTCATCGATCTTCCCGCACAAACTCAGGATATCCTCCTGATGCCGAAAAACGAACCACAGAATTACCCCCCGGAGATCTCGACCTTCTACGAAGCCTTCTCGACGGAGGCTCCGCCGTACAACTTCTTCTCAGACGTGGTGTCGTCTTCTCACCACCACTTACCGAGCCTCCTCTCCCTCGAGCCGCCTAGAAACACTGCGGTCGACTCTCTGAATCGGAATCAGAGGAGGAAGCAGCAGAAGCTAAGCGAAAAGACTCGGTGTTTACAGAAACTTTTGCCGTGGGATAAGCAAATGGACATGGCGACCGTACTCGAGGAAGCGTACAAGTACATCAAGTTCCTCCAGGCGCAGGTTAGTATCCTCCAGGCCATGCCTAATACCGGAAGCGACAGCCATTGGGGCGGGGCAACATCATCCAGTCTGAATCGCGGAAGCCATGGTGTTGTTGGTGATCATTTGGGGAGGCTTAATCGGCAGCAGCTGTTACAAGTTCTTCTTCACTCACCCATTGCTCAGACACTGCTCTACTCAAACGGCTGTTGCGTTTACTCACTGGAACAGCTTCTTTTGCTTAACAACAACGCTGAG
It contains:
- the LOC142538034 gene encoding uncharacterized protein LOC142538034, giving the protein MERESQFQTPPPDHTAAPSVGEAYINGFYEGISFHTLLTYDPYGTSSPRPPPATYGTVIDLPAQTQDILLMPKNEPQNYPPEISTFYEAFSTEAPPYNFFSDVVSSSHHHLPSLLSLEPPRNTAVDSLNRNQRRKQQKLSEKTRCLQKLLPWDKQMDMATVLEEAYKYIKFLQAQVSILQAMPNTGSDSHWGGATSSSLNRGSHGVVGDHLGRLNRQQLLQVLLHSPIAQTLLYSNGCCVYSLEQLLLLNNNAERKAQFSRILFDSNTNAWGPDYYTL